The following are encoded in a window of Mycobacterium sp. ELW1 genomic DNA:
- a CDS encoding succinate dehydrogenase hydrophobic membrane anchor subunit has translation MERSHDRPAGLDNPRTPRRRSGMPNFEKYAWLFMRFSGVVLIFLALGHLFIGLMWDGGVYRIDFNYVAQRWASPFWQTWDLLLLWLAQLHGGNGIRTIIGDYARKDSTKFWLNSLLVISMLITLVVGTYVLLTFDPNIS, from the coding sequence ATGGAACGCAGCCACGACCGCCCGGCCGGGCTGGACAATCCACGCACTCCGCGCCGGCGGTCCGGCATGCCGAACTTCGAGAAGTACGCCTGGCTGTTCATGCGGTTCTCCGGCGTCGTCCTGATCTTCCTGGCGCTGGGTCACCTGTTCATCGGGCTGATGTGGGACGGCGGCGTCTACCGGATCGACTTCAACTACGTCGCCCAGCGCTGGGCCTCGCCGTTCTGGCAGACCTGGGACCTGCTGCTGCTGTGGCTGGCTCAGCTGCACGGCGGCAACGGGATCCGCACGATCATCGGCGACTACGCCCGCAAGGACTCCACCAAGTTCTGGCTGAACTCCTTGCTGGTGATCTCGATGCTCATCACGTTGGTGGTGGGCACCTACGTCCTGCTCACCTTCGATCCCAACATCTCCTAG
- a CDS encoding thiolase family protein codes for MMKLAGEAAIVGIAELPAERKPTGPGLFTLDQYAALTKLVLDDAGLDASVVNGLISHGLAESDMFVPATLSEYLGLPIDFGERVDLGGATSAAMVWRAAVAVELGLCDAVLAVLPGSRALPRSARREPVAPSWFGASSNNFGSPQAEYEIPYGNVGQNAPFAQIAQRYGAQYGYDPSALAKIVVDQRTNASAHPGAVFHGKPITEADVLASPMIADPIRMLEIVMPVHGGTGVLIANADVARRSRHRPVWIKGFGEHIAFKTTTYAQDPMVTPIARSAGRAFAMAGLTPADVDIASVYDCYTITVLMTLEDAGFCPKGQGMSWIKDRDLTFRGDFPLNTAGGQLSYGQAGMSGGMHHVVDAARQLMGRSAAAQVRDANTAFVAGTGGIMSEQVALVLGGD; via the coding sequence CTGATGAAGCTCGCCGGTGAGGCGGCGATCGTCGGGATCGCCGAGCTGCCCGCCGAACGCAAGCCGACCGGGCCCGGACTGTTCACCCTCGACCAGTACGCGGCGTTGACGAAGCTGGTGCTCGACGATGCCGGGCTGGACGCGAGCGTGGTCAACGGGCTGATCTCGCACGGCCTGGCTGAATCGGACATGTTCGTACCGGCGACGCTGTCCGAATACCTGGGGTTGCCCATCGATTTCGGTGAGCGGGTGGACCTGGGCGGTGCGACCTCGGCCGCCATGGTGTGGCGCGCGGCCGTCGCCGTCGAGCTCGGGCTGTGCGACGCGGTGCTGGCCGTGCTGCCCGGGTCGCGGGCCCTGCCGCGGTCGGCTCGGCGGGAGCCGGTCGCACCGAGTTGGTTTGGGGCGTCGAGCAACAACTTCGGATCGCCGCAGGCCGAGTACGAGATCCCGTACGGCAACGTCGGGCAGAACGCCCCGTTCGCCCAGATCGCTCAACGGTACGGCGCGCAGTACGGCTACGACCCGTCGGCGCTGGCCAAGATCGTGGTGGACCAGCGCACCAACGCCAGCGCGCATCCCGGTGCGGTCTTCCACGGCAAGCCGATCACCGAAGCGGACGTGCTCGCCAGTCCGATGATCGCCGACCCGATTCGCATGCTGGAGATCGTCATGCCCGTCCACGGCGGCACCGGCGTGCTGATCGCCAATGCCGATGTGGCCCGCAGGAGCCGCCATCGTCCGGTCTGGATCAAGGGTTTCGGTGAGCACATCGCCTTCAAGACCACCACCTACGCACAGGATCCGATGGTCACGCCGATTGCCCGCTCGGCCGGGCGGGCGTTCGCGATGGCCGGGCTCACACCGGCCGACGTCGACATCGCCTCCGTCTACGACTGCTACACGATCACGGTGCTGATGACCCTGGAGGACGCCGGGTTCTGCCCGAAGGGACAGGGTATGAGCTGGATCAAGGACCGTGATCTCACCTTCCGCGGTGACTTTCCGCTCAACACCGCAGGCGGGCAGCTGTCCTACGGGCAGGCCGGGATGTCCGGGGGCATGCACCACGTGGTCGACGCCGCCCGCCAGTTGATGGGCCGCTCGGCCGCGGCGCAGGTTCGCGACGCCAACACCGCGTTCGTCGCCGGGACCGGCGGGATCATGAGCGAGCAGGTGGCATTGGTGTTGGGGGGCGACTGA
- the sdhA gene encoding succinate dehydrogenase flavoprotein subunit, which translates to MITEHRYDVVIVGAGGAGMRAAVEAGPRARTAVLTKLYPTRSHTGAAQGGMCAALANVEEDNWEWHTFDTVKGGDYLADQDAVEIMCKEAIDAVLDLEKMGMPFNRTPEGRIDQRRFGGHTRDHGKAPVRRACYAADRTGHMILQTLYQNCVKHDVEFFNEFYALDLVLTETPSGPVASGVVAYELATGDIHVFHAKAVVFATGGSGRMYKTTSNAHTLTGDGLGIVFRKGLPLEDMEFHQFHPTGLAGLGILISEAVRGEGGRLLNGEGERFMERYAPTIVDLAPRDIVARSMVLEVLEGRGAGPHKDYVYIDVRHLGADVLEAKLPDITEFARTYLGVDPVKELVPVYPTCHYVMGGIPTTITGQVLRDNNTTVPGLYAAGECACVSVHGANRLGTNSLLDINVFGRRAGISAANYALGHDFVDLPEQPAGMVVNWVSDILSEHGNERVADIRSALQQSMDNNAAVFRTEETLKQALTDIHSLKERYARISVHDKGKRYNSDLLEAIELGFLLELAEVTVVGALNRKESRGGHAREDYPNRDDTNYMRHTMAYKEGHELLSDIRLDYKPVVQTRYEPMERKY; encoded by the coding sequence ATGATTACCGAACACCGCTACGACGTGGTCATCGTCGGGGCAGGCGGGGCCGGCATGCGCGCCGCCGTCGAAGCCGGCCCCCGGGCGCGGACCGCGGTGCTGACCAAGCTGTACCCCACCCGGTCGCACACCGGCGCCGCCCAGGGCGGCATGTGCGCGGCGCTGGCCAATGTCGAAGAGGACAACTGGGAGTGGCACACCTTCGACACGGTCAAGGGCGGCGACTACCTCGCCGACCAGGACGCCGTCGAGATCATGTGCAAAGAAGCCATCGACGCGGTGCTCGATCTCGAGAAGATGGGCATGCCGTTCAACCGCACCCCGGAAGGACGCATCGACCAGCGCCGCTTCGGCGGGCACACCCGCGATCACGGCAAGGCTCCGGTGCGCCGGGCGTGCTACGCCGCCGACCGCACCGGCCACATGATCCTGCAGACGCTGTACCAAAACTGCGTCAAGCATGATGTGGAGTTCTTCAACGAGTTCTATGCCCTCGACCTGGTGCTGACCGAGACCCCCAGCGGGCCGGTGGCCAGCGGTGTGGTGGCGTACGAACTCGCCACCGGCGACATCCACGTCTTCCACGCCAAGGCCGTCGTGTTCGCCACCGGCGGCTCGGGCCGGATGTACAAGACCACCTCCAACGCCCACACGCTGACCGGCGACGGCCTTGGCATCGTCTTCCGCAAGGGACTCCCCTTGGAGGACATGGAGTTTCACCAGTTCCACCCGACGGGCCTGGCCGGCTTGGGGATTCTCATCTCCGAAGCCGTCCGCGGCGAGGGCGGCCGGTTGCTGAATGGCGAAGGCGAGCGCTTCATGGAGCGCTACGCCCCCACCATCGTCGACCTGGCGCCACGCGACATCGTCGCCCGCTCGATGGTTCTCGAGGTGCTGGAGGGCCGCGGCGCCGGACCACACAAGGACTACGTCTACATCGACGTCCGCCACCTCGGCGCGGATGTGCTGGAAGCCAAGCTGCCCGACATCACCGAGTTCGCCCGCACCTACCTCGGCGTGGATCCGGTGAAGGAACTGGTGCCGGTCTACCCCACCTGCCACTACGTGATGGGCGGCATCCCGACCACGATCACCGGACAGGTGTTGCGGGACAACAACACCACGGTGCCTGGCCTCTACGCCGCAGGCGAATGCGCGTGCGTGTCGGTGCACGGCGCCAACCGCCTGGGCACCAACTCGCTGCTGGACATCAACGTCTTCGGCCGTCGCGCCGGAATCTCGGCCGCCAACTACGCCCTCGGCCACGACTTCGTCGACCTGCCCGAGCAGCCGGCCGGCATGGTGGTGAACTGGGTCTCCGACATCCTCAGCGAGCACGGCAACGAGCGGGTGGCCGACATCCGCAGTGCACTGCAGCAGTCGATGGACAACAACGCCGCGGTGTTCCGCACCGAGGAGACCCTCAAGCAGGCACTGACCGACATCCATTCCCTCAAGGAGCGCTACGCCCGAATCAGCGTGCACGACAAGGGAAAGCGGTACAACAGCGACCTGCTCGAGGCCATCGAGCTGGGCTTCCTGCTGGAACTGGCCGAGGTCACCGTCGTCGGCGCGTTGAACCGCAAGGAATCCCGCGGCGGCCATGCCCGGGAGGACTACCCCAACCGCGACGACACCAACTACATGCGGCACACGATGGCGTACAAGGAAGGCCATGAGCTCCTCAGCGACATCCGGCTGGACTACAAGCCCGTCGTGCAGACCCGTTACGAGCCGATGGAGCGCAAGTATTAA
- a CDS encoding cytidine deaminase gives MTTEIEWKSLRDKAIEVAARAYAPYSGFPVGAAALVDDGRVVTGCNVENVSYGLGLCAECAVVCALVSGGGGRLRAVAVVDATGAALMPCGRCRQLLLEHGGPELLVDHAQGPRLLAELLPDAFGPDDLARVEREKP, from the coding sequence ATGACCACTGAAATCGAATGGAAATCGCTGCGCGACAAAGCAATCGAGGTTGCTGCTCGCGCCTACGCGCCGTATTCCGGGTTCCCCGTCGGGGCGGCGGCGCTGGTCGATGACGGTCGCGTGGTCACCGGCTGCAATGTGGAGAATGTCTCATATGGCCTAGGTCTCTGTGCCGAGTGCGCGGTGGTCTGCGCACTGGTATCCGGCGGCGGCGGACGACTGCGGGCGGTGGCCGTCGTCGACGCCACCGGGGCCGCCCTGATGCCCTGCGGGCGATGTCGTCAACTGTTGCTCGAGCACGGTGGGCCGGAGCTGCTCGTCGATCACGCGCAGGGCCCGCGCCTGCTGGCCGAGCTGTTGCCCGACGCGTTCGGCCCCGATGACCTGGCCCGGGTGGAACGGGAAAAGCCGTGA
- a CDS encoding adenosine deaminase — MTTPLTLEMIGRAPKALLHDHLDGGLRPATVLDIAGQIGYDGLPATDEAGLAEFFRTAAHSGSLVRYLEPFAHTVAVMQTPESLHRVAFECVEDLAADNVVYAEVRFAPELHIDGGLSLDAVVDAVLAGFADGEKAAAAAGRPIVVRCLVTAMRHAARSREIAALAIRFRDKGVVGFDIAGAEAGYPPTRHLDAFEYMRSNNARFTIHAGEAFGLPSIHEALAYCGADRLGHGVRIVDDIEVRPDGTARLGPLAAILRDKRIPLELCPSSNVQTGAVTSIASHPFDLLARLRFRVTVNTDNRLMSDTTMSQEMARLVDAFGYGWSDLERFTINAMKSAFIHFDERLAIIDEVIKPRYAVLIG, encoded by the coding sequence ATGACCACACCGTTGACGCTGGAGATGATCGGCCGAGCACCCAAGGCACTGCTGCACGACCACCTCGACGGCGGTCTGCGTCCGGCGACCGTCCTCGATATCGCCGGCCAGATCGGGTACGACGGGTTGCCGGCCACCGACGAGGCCGGATTGGCCGAGTTCTTCCGCACCGCCGCGCACAGCGGGTCGCTGGTGCGCTACCTCGAACCCTTCGCCCACACCGTCGCCGTCATGCAGACCCCTGAGTCCCTACATCGGGTGGCGTTCGAATGCGTGGAGGATCTGGCGGCCGACAACGTGGTGTACGCCGAGGTGCGGTTCGCCCCGGAACTGCACATCGACGGCGGGCTCTCTCTCGACGCGGTGGTCGACGCGGTGCTGGCCGGCTTCGCCGACGGGGAGAAGGCCGCGGCAGCCGCCGGGCGCCCGATCGTGGTGCGCTGCCTCGTGACCGCGATGCGCCACGCCGCGCGATCGCGGGAGATCGCCGCGCTGGCGATCCGGTTCCGCGACAAGGGGGTGGTCGGGTTCGACATCGCCGGTGCGGAGGCGGGTTATCCGCCCACCCGCCACCTCGATGCGTTCGAGTACATGCGAAGTAACAACGCGCGCTTCACGATTCACGCCGGTGAGGCATTCGGCCTGCCGTCCATCCACGAGGCGCTGGCCTACTGTGGGGCCGACCGGCTGGGCCACGGTGTACGCATCGTCGACGACATCGAGGTGAGGCCGGACGGCACGGCGCGGCTGGGCCCGCTGGCGGCAATCCTGCGCGACAAGCGAATCCCGCTCGAGCTGTGCCCGAGTTCCAACGTCCAGACCGGCGCGGTGACGAGCATCGCCAGCCATCCCTTCGACCTGCTCGCACGGCTGCGGTTCCGCGTCACCGTCAACACCGACAACCGCCTGATGAGCGACACCACCATGAGTCAGGAGATGGCCCGGCTGGTCGATGCGTTCGGCTACGGGTGGAGCGATCTCGAGCGGTTCACCATCAACGCGATGAAATCGGCGTTCATCCACTTCGATGAGCGGCTGGCCATCATCGACGAGGTGATCAAACCGCGCTATGCGGTCTTGATCGGCTGA
- a CDS encoding succinate dehydrogenase iron-sulfur subunit encodes MTIAPDVKEPALPPIPDGAVMVTLKIARFNPEDPDSAGYQSFRVPCLPSDRLLNLLIYVKSYLDGTLTFRRSCAHGVCGSDAMRINGVNRLACKVLMRDLLPKKDKPLTITIEPIRGLAVEKDLVVNMEPFFDAYRAVKPYLITSGNAPTRERIQSPTDRARYDDTTKCILCACCTTSCPVYWSEGSYFGPAAIVNAHRFIFDSRDEGAAERLDILNDVDGVWRCRTTFNCTDACPRGIEVTKAIQEVKRALMFAR; translated from the coding sequence ATGACGATCGCACCTGACGTTAAAGAGCCCGCCCTGCCGCCGATCCCGGACGGGGCGGTGATGGTGACGCTGAAGATCGCGCGGTTCAACCCTGAGGATCCCGACAGCGCCGGCTACCAGAGCTTCCGGGTGCCGTGCCTGCCGAGCGACCGGCTGCTGAACCTGCTGATCTATGTGAAGAGCTATCTGGACGGCACGCTGACCTTCCGCCGCTCCTGCGCCCACGGGGTGTGCGGATCGGATGCGATGCGGATCAACGGCGTCAACCGGCTGGCGTGCAAGGTCCTGATGCGCGACCTGTTGCCCAAGAAGGACAAGCCGCTCACCATCACCATCGAGCCGATCCGCGGCCTGGCCGTGGAGAAGGACCTCGTGGTCAACATGGAGCCGTTCTTCGACGCCTACCGCGCGGTGAAGCCCTACCTGATCACCTCGGGCAATGCGCCCACGCGGGAACGCATTCAGAGCCCGACCGATCGGGCCCGCTACGACGACACCACCAAGTGCATCCTCTGCGCGTGCTGCACCACCAGCTGCCCGGTGTACTGGAGCGAGGGGTCGTACTTCGGGCCTGCCGCGATCGTGAACGCGCACCGGTTCATCTTCGACAGCCGCGACGAGGGCGCCGCCGAGCGCCTCGACATCCTCAACGACGTCGACGGCGTCTGGCGCTGCCGCACCACGTTCAACTGCACCGACGCCTGCCCGCGCGGCATCGAGGTGACCAAGGCCATCCAGGAGGTCAAGCGCGCGTTGATGTTCGCGCGCTGA
- a CDS encoding thymidine phosphorylase gives MTQFTFDAPTVIRVKRDGGRLSDAAIDWVIDAYTHGGVADEQMSALLMAIFLRGMDRGEISRWTTAMIASGERLDFSDLGRPTVDKHSTGGVGDKITIPLVPVIAACGAAVPQAAGRGLGHTGGTLDKLESIPGFTAEISKAQVRQQLSEIGAAIFAAGELAPADRKIYALRDVTGTVESLPLIASSVMSKKLAEGADALVLDVKVGRGAFLKTEEESRELAATMVELGLAHGVPTVAVLTNMDVPLGRTVGNALEVAESLEVLAGGGPDDVVELTVRLAGEMLELAGIDGRDPAETLRDGTAMDRFRALVTAQGGDVHAQLPIGAHSETVPAPRGGTMGDIDALAMGLAVWRLGAGRAAPGQPVQFGAGVRIHRRPGEPVSAGEPLFTLYTDTPERIPAAMGELDGAFSVVDAVPPKSRPLIIDRIAR, from the coding sequence GTGACGCAGTTCACATTCGATGCGCCGACGGTCATCCGGGTCAAACGTGACGGTGGCCGGTTGAGCGACGCGGCCATCGACTGGGTGATCGACGCCTACACCCATGGCGGGGTCGCCGACGAACAGATGTCGGCGCTGCTGATGGCGATCTTCCTGCGCGGCATGGATCGTGGCGAGATCTCCCGGTGGACCACCGCGATGATCGCCTCCGGTGAGCGCCTGGACTTCAGCGATCTGGGCCGCCCGACGGTGGACAAACATTCGACCGGCGGTGTGGGCGACAAGATCACCATTCCGCTGGTACCCGTCATCGCGGCCTGCGGTGCGGCGGTTCCGCAGGCCGCCGGCCGGGGACTCGGGCACACCGGCGGCACCCTGGACAAGCTGGAGTCGATTCCGGGGTTCACCGCCGAGATATCCAAAGCCCAAGTGCGCCAGCAGTTGTCCGAGATCGGTGCGGCGATCTTCGCCGCCGGCGAGCTGGCGCCCGCGGACCGGAAGATCTACGCGCTGCGGGATGTCACCGGCACGGTGGAGTCGCTGCCGTTGATCGCCAGCTCGGTGATGAGCAAGAAGCTGGCGGAAGGTGCCGACGCGCTGGTGCTCGACGTGAAGGTCGGCCGCGGTGCCTTCTTGAAAACGGAAGAGGAGTCGAGGGAACTGGCGGCCACCATGGTGGAGCTGGGCCTGGCCCACGGGGTGCCGACCGTTGCCGTCCTGACCAACATGGACGTCCCACTCGGTCGCACAGTCGGCAATGCCCTGGAGGTCGCCGAGTCACTGGAGGTGCTGGCCGGCGGCGGACCCGACGACGTCGTGGAGCTGACGGTCCGGCTGGCCGGGGAGATGCTGGAGCTGGCCGGCATCGACGGTCGCGATCCGGCCGAGACGCTGCGCGATGGCACCGCGATGGATCGTTTCCGCGCGCTGGTCACCGCGCAGGGCGGCGACGTTCACGCACAGCTTCCGATCGGTGCCCATTCCGAGACCGTGCCGGCGCCCCGAGGCGGCACAATGGGTGACATCGACGCATTGGCGATGGGGCTTGCCGTCTGGCGACTCGGCGCGGGCCGGGCCGCCCCGGGTCAGCCTGTGCAATTCGGCGCCGGCGTGCGCATCCACCGCAGGCCGGGTGAGCCGGTCAGCGCAGGTGAGCCGCTGTTCACCCTGTACACCGACACCCCGGAGCGGATCCCCGCCGCGATGGGCGAGCTGGACGGTGCCTTCTCCGTCGTCGACGCTGTTCCACCGAAGTCACGCCCGCTCATCATCGATCGGATCGCCCGATGA
- a CDS encoding MaoC family dehydratase N-terminal domain-containing protein — MIESLIDPETAARVGTVAATARGDVIRRDWQRWAAAVGDDNPLWFDPDYARANGYRDVICPPLYLQYAILGVSPLAGLRPDGSSGAVSGSLAFPKAPRRMAGGESTTFHLPAYHRDEIEMVRTIESVVEKEGRSGRFVLVTWHTVYRNQHGELVAEASTSMIARP; from the coding sequence GTGATCGAGAGTTTGATCGATCCCGAGACGGCGGCGCGCGTCGGCACCGTCGCGGCCACCGCCCGCGGCGACGTCATCCGCCGGGATTGGCAACGCTGGGCCGCCGCCGTCGGCGATGACAATCCGCTGTGGTTCGACCCGGACTACGCCCGCGCTAACGGCTACCGCGACGTGATCTGCCCGCCGCTGTACCTGCAGTACGCCATTCTCGGCGTCAGCCCGCTGGCCGGCCTTCGCCCGGACGGGTCGTCGGGCGCCGTGTCGGGCAGTCTCGCCTTTCCGAAGGCGCCGCGGCGGATGGCCGGTGGCGAGAGCACCACCTTCCACCTGCCCGCCTATCACCGCGACGAGATCGAGATGGTCCGCACCATCGAATCGGTGGTGGAAAAGGAAGGGCGCTCAGGACGTTTCGTTCTGGTCACCTGGCACACCGTCTACCGCAACCAGCACGGTGAGCTGGTCGCCGAGGCGTCCACCTCGATGATCGCGCGCCCATGA
- a CDS encoding OB-fold domain-containing protein — MAEPMPVPEPTPVSQPFWDALAQHRILVQYSPSAGRYVFYPRTLAPGTLADDLEWREIDGAATLYTYTVARRPTGPPWAEALPQLPAVVQWDAGPRFSTELVDVDPENIRIGMRLTPVFCDLPGTGMTLLRYRPADA, encoded by the coding sequence ATGGCCGAGCCGATGCCTGTTCCCGAACCCACGCCGGTGTCGCAGCCGTTCTGGGATGCGCTGGCCCAGCACCGGATCCTGGTGCAGTACTCGCCGTCGGCCGGCCGCTACGTGTTCTATCCGCGGACGCTTGCGCCGGGGACCCTGGCCGACGACCTGGAGTGGCGCGAGATCGACGGCGCCGCAACGCTGTACACCTATACGGTGGCCCGCCGCCCGACCGGCCCGCCGTGGGCCGAGGCGCTGCCGCAGCTTCCCGCCGTTGTGCAGTGGGATGCCGGGCCGCGGTTCTCCACCGAGCTGGTGGATGTCGACCCCGAGAACATCCGGATCGGGATGCGGCTCACCCCGGTGTTCTGCGACCTTCCCGGCACCGGGATGACCCTGCTGCGCTACCGCCCGGCCGACGCATGA
- a CDS encoding MaoC family dehydratase, with protein MSQLFFDDVEPGDRIPELTVTVDETQMFFFSAATYNGHRIHYDKQWARDREGYDDVLVQGPLQAALLARAITDWIGGRGRLVNYSVQNRGVAFPGQPLTFGGTVTATRIEADRGLVDLEIAGRRDADILMPGTATVELPRRREDSDEARR; from the coding sequence ATGAGCCAGTTGTTCTTCGACGACGTCGAGCCCGGCGACCGGATACCGGAGCTCACCGTCACCGTCGACGAGACGCAGATGTTCTTCTTCAGCGCGGCCACCTACAACGGCCACCGAATCCACTACGACAAGCAGTGGGCCCGCGACCGAGAGGGTTACGACGACGTCCTGGTGCAGGGACCGTTGCAGGCCGCGCTGCTGGCTCGCGCGATCACCGACTGGATCGGCGGCCGCGGCAGGCTGGTGAACTATTCGGTGCAGAACCGCGGGGTGGCATTCCCCGGACAGCCGCTGACCTTCGGGGGCACGGTCACCGCCACGCGGATCGAGGCGGACCGCGGACTGGTGGACCTGGAGATCGCGGGCAGACGCGACGCCGACATCCTGATGCCCGGCACCGCCACCGTGGAATTGCCTCGACGCCGGGAGGATTCTGATGAAGCTCGCCGGTGA
- the fadD1 gene encoding fatty-acid--CoA ligase FadD1 has protein sequence MIDTVQKLLRTRVDDESVAVISPERTWTWREYLTEATAEASALLARLDPARPRHVGALMTNSPAYVRAMAAAALGGYVLCGINTTRRGEGLISDITRSDCQLLLVDDDHAPLIEGLNLSGVTVLNVAGPRYTEAVATAKPLVPHEVIGTDPFMMIFTSGTSGNPKAVPFVHTMSVMCGLSLVAQMDITAEDVCYLAMPLFHSNGVAVGFSVAVTAGAAMVPVKFSVSRLLPDLRRYGVTFMNYVGKPLALVLATPEQPDDADNPLRIMYGNEATERDIAEFSRRFGCRIIDGFGSSEFAVVVVREDGTPPGSIGKGWGGVSIYDPDTVTECATAVFDDNGALVNADDAVGELVNTTGSGPFTGYYNDPAATSERLRHGMYWTGDLAYRDADGWIYLAGRTSDWMRVDGENMAAAPIERIMLRLPQLNQVAVYAVPDERVGDQVMAAVVLRHGESLTPGRFEEFLAAQPDLSPKAWPRFVRINDDLPQTATNKILKRELSAAGVTAGGGVLWEREPRGQSYRVSARTSTRA, from the coding sequence ATGATCGACACCGTCCAGAAGCTGTTGCGCACCCGCGTGGACGATGAGTCCGTCGCGGTGATCTCACCCGAACGTACCTGGACCTGGCGTGAATACCTTACCGAGGCAACAGCGGAAGCCTCCGCGTTGTTGGCTCGGCTGGATCCGGCACGGCCGAGACACGTCGGTGCGCTGATGACGAATTCGCCGGCCTACGTGCGGGCGATGGCAGCCGCCGCGCTCGGCGGCTATGTGCTGTGCGGCATCAACACCACCCGCCGCGGCGAGGGCCTGATATCGGACATCACGCGCTCGGATTGTCAGCTGTTGCTGGTCGACGACGACCATGCGCCGTTGATCGAAGGACTGAACCTCTCGGGCGTCACCGTGCTGAACGTGGCAGGCCCGCGCTACACCGAAGCCGTCGCGACTGCGAAACCGCTTGTGCCGCACGAGGTCATCGGTACCGACCCGTTCATGATGATCTTCACCTCCGGCACGAGCGGCAACCCCAAGGCGGTGCCCTTCGTCCACACGATGAGCGTGATGTGCGGTCTGAGTCTGGTGGCTCAGATGGACATCACCGCCGAGGACGTGTGCTACCTCGCGATGCCGCTGTTCCACTCCAACGGGGTGGCCGTCGGGTTCTCGGTGGCGGTCACCGCCGGAGCGGCGATGGTGCCGGTGAAGTTCTCGGTGTCACGGCTGCTGCCGGACCTACGCCGCTACGGCGTGACATTCATGAACTACGTGGGTAAGCCGCTGGCGCTGGTGCTGGCCACCCCCGAGCAGCCCGACGACGCCGACAACCCGCTGCGCATCATGTACGGCAACGAGGCCACCGAACGCGATATCGCGGAATTCTCACGGCGTTTCGGCTGCCGCATCATCGACGGCTTCGGCTCCAGCGAGTTCGCCGTCGTCGTGGTGCGCGAGGACGGCACCCCGCCCGGCTCGATCGGCAAAGGCTGGGGTGGAGTGTCGATCTATGATCCCGACACCGTGACCGAGTGCGCCACCGCGGTTTTCGACGACAACGGCGCCCTGGTCAATGCCGACGACGCGGTGGGGGAATTGGTCAACACCACCGGCTCCGGGCCGTTCACCGGCTACTACAACGACCCGGCGGCCACCTCCGAGCGGCTCCGGCACGGCATGTACTGGACCGGTGACCTCGCCTACCGCGACGCCGACGGCTGGATCTATCTCGCCGGCCGGACGTCGGACTGGATGCGGGTCGACGGGGAGAACATGGCCGCCGCCCCTATCGAGCGGATCATGCTGCGGCTGCCGCAACTCAACCAGGTGGCGGTGTACGCCGTGCCCGACGAGCGGGTGGGCGATCAGGTGATGGCGGCAGTTGTTCTGCGCCACGGTGAATCACTGACGCCCGGGCGGTTCGAGGAGTTTCTGGCCGCCCAGCCCGACCTGTCGCCGAAGGCGTGGCCGCGATTCGTCCGCATCAACGACGACCTGCCGCAGACCGCCACCAACAAGATCCTCAAGCGGGAACTGAGCGCCGCGGGTGTGACCGCCGGTGGCGGCGTGCTGTGGGAGCGGGAACCGCGCGGGCAGTCCTACCGGGTCAGCGCGCGAACATCAACGCGCGCTTGA
- the sdhC gene encoding succinate dehydrogenase, cytochrome b556 subunit translates to MSTAAPVVPAPRDKSTRRRRTLYRGDPGMWSWVLHRITGTTIFFFLFVHVLDTALVRVSPQAYNEVVETYKTPIIGLMEIGLVAALLYHALNGVRIILIDFWWKGPRYQRQMLWGVAAVWLLVMVPSLVIIGMHMAERFL, encoded by the coding sequence ATGAGTACAGCGGCACCGGTCGTGCCGGCCCCGCGCGACAAGTCGACGAGGCGACGGCGCACCCTTTACCGCGGTGACCCCGGAATGTGGTCGTGGGTGCTGCATCGCATCACCGGGACCACGATCTTCTTCTTCCTCTTCGTCCACGTCCTGGACACCGCGCTGGTACGGGTCAGCCCGCAGGCCTACAACGAGGTCGTCGAGACCTACAAGACTCCGATCATCGGCCTGATGGAAATCGGCCTGGTGGCCGCGTTGCTCTATCACGCACTCAACGGCGTGCGGATCATCCTGATCGACTTCTGGTGGAAGGGCCCGCGCTATCAGCGGCAGATGCTGTGGGGTGTGGCCGCGGTCTGGCTGCTGGTGATGGTGCCTTCCCTGGTGATCATCGGCATGCACATGGCGGAGCGGTTCCTGTGA